In Quercus robur chromosome 10, dhQueRobu3.1, whole genome shotgun sequence, a genomic segment contains:
- the LOC126703400 gene encoding ceramide synthase 1 LOH3-like isoform X8 produces MDVLKATSWEQESYPIPKDLVFIPLLALIFPTVRLFLDRYVFENLARRLIFGKNHAVLDVSTDVKRKKINKFKESAWKFIYYLSLELLALSVTYDEPWFTNTKYFWVGPGDQVWPDLKIKLKLKGLYMYSAGFYLYSIFALVFWETRRSDFSVSMAHHVATFILITLSYIFKFARVGSVILALHEGNDVIMEVAKMSKYSGFEGMSSICFFTFVLCWTVLRLIYYPFWIIWSTSYEVLLTLDMEKHMIDGSIYYYLFNTLLFCLLIIHIYWWKLMVIMVVNQIHAGGQISDDVRSDSESDTEHND; encoded by the exons atggaTGTGTTGAAGGCCACTAGTTGGGAGCAGGAATCATACCCAATACCCAAAGACTTGGTGTTCATTCCCCTCTTAGCTCTCATCTTCCCTACAGTTCGCCTTTTTCTTGACAGATACGTTTTTGAG AATTTAGCTAGACGATTGATTTTTGGAAAGAATCATGCCGTATTGGACGTCTCAACAGATGTTAAGAGgaagaaaatcaataaattcaaaGAGTCAGCATGGAAATTTATCTATTATCTTTCTCTAGAGCTTCTGGCTCTTTCTGTCACCTATGATGAGCCATGGTTCACTAATACCAAATACTTTTGGGTAGGACCTGGAGATCAGGTCTGGCCAGATCTGAAAATTAA ATTAAAATTGAAGGGATTGTACATGTATTCTGCCGGATTTTATTTGTACTCCATCTTTGCTTTGGTCTTTTGGGAAACAAGACGTTCAGACTTTTCGGTATCAATGGCTCATCATGTAGCAACTTTTATATTAATCACGTTGTCATACATATTTAA GTTTGCTCGTGTTGGTTCAGTTATTTTAGCTCTCCATGAAGGAAATGACGTGATTATGGAAGTTGCAAAGATGTCAAAATATAGTGGCTTTGAGGGGATGTCAAGCATTTGTTTCTTCACGTTTGTTTTGTGTTGGACTGTACTCCGCCTTATCTACTACCCATTCTGGATAATTTGGAGCACTAG CTATGAAGTTCTTTTGACCTTGGACATGGAGAAGCACATGATAGATGgatctatatattattatttgttcaATACTCTTCTGTTCTGCTTGCTAATTATTCATATCTATTGGTGGAAGTTGATGGTTATAATGGTGGTGAATCAAATTCATGCAGGAGGCCAGATCAGTGATGATGTTAGATCTG ATTCTGAAAGTGATACTGAACACAATGATTGA
- the LOC126703400 gene encoding ceramide synthase 1 LOH3-like isoform X13, producing the protein MDVLKATSWEQESYPIPKDLVFIPLLALIFPTVRLFLDRYVFENLARRLIFGKNHAVLDVSTDVKRKKINKFKESAWKFIYYLSLELLALSVTYDEPWFTNTKYFWVGPGDQVWPDLKIKLKLKGLYMYSAGFYLYSIFALVFWETRRSDFSVSMAHHVATFILITLSYIFKFARVGSVILALHEGNDVIMEVAKMSKYSGFEGMSSICFFTFVLCWTVLRLIYYPFWIIWSTR; encoded by the exons atggaTGTGTTGAAGGCCACTAGTTGGGAGCAGGAATCATACCCAATACCCAAAGACTTGGTGTTCATTCCCCTCTTAGCTCTCATCTTCCCTACAGTTCGCCTTTTTCTTGACAGATACGTTTTTGAG AATTTAGCTAGACGATTGATTTTTGGAAAGAATCATGCCGTATTGGACGTCTCAACAGATGTTAAGAGgaagaaaatcaataaattcaaaGAGTCAGCATGGAAATTTATCTATTATCTTTCTCTAGAGCTTCTGGCTCTTTCTGTCACCTATGATGAGCCATGGTTCACTAATACCAAATACTTTTGGGTAGGACCTGGAGATCAGGTCTGGCCAGATCTGAAAATTAA ATTAAAATTGAAGGGATTGTACATGTATTCTGCCGGATTTTATTTGTACTCCATCTTTGCTTTGGTCTTTTGGGAAACAAGACGTTCAGACTTTTCGGTATCAATGGCTCATCATGTAGCAACTTTTATATTAATCACGTTGTCATACATATTTAA GTTTGCTCGTGTTGGTTCAGTTATTTTAGCTCTCCATGAAGGAAATGACGTGATTATGGAAGTTGCAAAGATGTCAAAATATAGTGGCTTTGAGGGGATGTCAAGCATTTGTTTCTTCACGTTTGTTTTGTGTTGGACTGTACTCCGCCTTATCTACTACCCATTCTGGATAATTTGGAGCACTAGGTGA